The DNA window TTATTAAGCTCACTAAGGTGACTTCTTCGAAGTATtctattaaaatattttgaactcaCGTGCTTAGTAATTAATCCGATTGTTTGAGCACTAATTCGGAGACCACAAtatttcttattaattttttaaaacaagcaCCACTGCCAATCTTTCAAAAAACCGCAGCAAAGTCAACCAACTACGAAGCATAGTTCAGGATTATGCGAATCGTTAATCAGTTTATGATCATCTGTTTTTAACTGCAGCGAATTACGTATCATCCTCATTGCGTCTTTTGGATGCACCGAGGGTCATAAAATTGACTCGGTAATTAAGTTTCCAGTCAATGCTTGACAGGAATTAATAGATGAATCCTAGCAAGAAAAGAATTCCGTTTCATGCAAAGCTGCCACTCTGATTTGTCACTTCTAAACACAAAAAACTTATCTATTCAACTCACCCAGAGGCACGTGGATTGACCTCTGGTCAAAAAATTCTTCGGGTTTTAAGAAATTATTCCTTAAATAATGATCCAGATTTTGGTGATGAGGTCAAATGAAAGATGTTTATAAAGACGTTATTTGTATAAAAGTACGCTGGGGAAACACTGCTGCCCCTTAGAAATGTTAAAGTGAATCattgaattaatttaaaaaacttattATGAATTAAAGGTTTGGATAGAATAAcaaaattgatttgaaaatcGCTAGGTGGGGTCTAGCATACATAACTGAGAGTCAAAATATTTGTGGACAATATGAACTAAATTTGCAACGAGGAACTACAATTATTTTCTAACTCATCCAAAACAGCACCTTTTGGCAAGTAGAATCAATTGGCTTAAGAAACGTTGTCtctaaaattagccagaaatagtacttTCCTATTGCCAGATGAAGTCCATGTAAGATACAGatcctggtaaaaataactATTGCTCCACATAGGATCATTTCCATCTCGAAAAAAGGCGGGCTGGGCGGCCGCTTGTCGCATATTAGCGCCAAcaagactgcagaaatacttcGCACATTGCGCCTAATGCACAGCGCAGTCGCCGGttcgcgtagcgcctacaagagtgtacgaatacttcacgcattgcgcctaatgCACAGCGCAGTCGCCAGTTCgtgtagcgcctacaagagtgcacgaatacttcacgcatagcgcctaATGCACAGCGCAGTCGCCGGttcgcgtagcgcctacaagagtgcacgaatacttcacgcatcgcgcctaATACAGTGCGATTGCTGGTCGGTATGAAACGCATCGGGGCGGGCAATTCTACGAAAACCGGCCAATATTTGACctctaaaaaaccaaaaattcaacttgattATTGTGGATCGAGGGTTTGCTTTCCCAGTCAAGTATAGTATTAGGCTTAAAAATGTAATACGGGTACCTGTTTCTATTAGCCCCCTCCTTCCTTTTTACACACAAAGTATCCTGTGCTTTGTGACGGTCGTGACATGCAGTGACGGCCAGAACAAATTTAAACAAACACGGCGGGTACTCTTAACAGCAATGAAGAACGATCTCAAAAGTTGTTACATGTGCAATTGGTGGTAAGGACTATATAAAGTGGACACAAagattttttcagaatatcacaagcttcaaaaaataaaaagcgtAACGGTCGTGACACACAAAAAGGTTCAATTGAGTTAATTTACGTTTTAAATCCTTCCATCAGAATATTCTTAATTCCGGCAGTAACTGCTGTACAAACATATTTtgatgtgaaaatttcactcaacgGGATGGAACGTTTTGTAGCGATTTTGACTGCCTCCGGAGGCCGTTTAGACGTACAAAAAAATCTGTCACGGTTGTGACGTCGGAACTTCATGACAAAAGCATTTTACGAAATATTCCGGgtgaaaatgcatttttttttcaaatttaaatgcaaTATTTATTCAACAACgagtatttttgatgaaattggtacaaaaattgaaaaagttattagaccaaaaaaagttatgagaGAAGTACGGGTAAGCAAGGGGGGAGGGAGTGAGGAGCATGGGAGTGCTCCTAGAAATTCTAAGCCGAGTCAAATTAACCCGACTATCTCTTCTTGGGGAGTTATGGTGCCGGTACATacataggtctacaaatacattcttaaaaaagaatcagacgtcaaattgaataaaaagagaaaaaaatagagtttcAACACAGATAAAGGTTGGAGAGACGTATATTTAGACTTCGTTTTAAAACGTTTCCATCGAATCTGAGCAaaacctcattggcagcatagagcgaaaCATATCGAGTTCAGCCTTAAAAATGCACATTTCAATTTGATCAGAAAATAATGGTCTGTCGATCATAATTGGCAATTAATCAGTCCACAAATGAGGATGAACAAGATTCTTGCTTAAAGAGCAGTTACATCGcttctaatgttttttttttcttcttcttcatgaGAACCAAATATTTGCTAATTTTCCGAAACATCGACTGTATACACTACCTAAATCATGCTCAAAATCAGAGGAGGCTTATGAGTAGTAGGATCTCTGTGACCGCACACAGCTTTGTGTCCGCAGATAAGATCTCATAAACCTAGCTATAAACCGAGGGACACACATTAGACTCTTAGTTAATGATATCGGAGCGCCGTCTCATGATCTTGGCTCTCAAGTTTGTATTTTTGGGCGAACTTACACGCGCTCGACATAAGTTGATATGTTTGACTCGAATCACGTTTCCTTgctattctgaaaaatttgagcttcCGTCGCAAGTTTTCTCCCCATTGACTCAGACAAAAGTTTGAATAAGGGAAAAGAGAGGCACAATATAATTATTAACTGAAAGAGATTCGGCCCACTTAGATCTAAGCTTCGGCTGCGGGTAAGAAAAATATCTGCGAATTAAGTTAGAAATACTCTTGCTAATAGGTCAGATCTTAGACGTTTCATCCCTCTAATGGCACCTCATCGCCCAAGAGGTTGTTGACGATGAACGTTTCCACAGGAATTCACTTCATTAGATCTACCtctgatttaaaaaatgttgatcaTGATTACCTTTAGTGCtcaatgagagaaaaatatatattttataattttaaaggcTAAGATAAAAATACCAGCTATTAAATATTGTTTAAGCCGTTCAAAGTGTAGCACTTTGCGTCTTTGGCGTGGTAAGTTCGTTGTGCCATTTTCGCAGACTTAAGATCATTCCACGGCCAcacttaaaacgccttcaatttcgcggtGAGCAATCTTTCTTACACTCGTGTTACGAAGCCTCGCTTTTATCATAACTACTTCGTTTTCATGCTTGATTACGGTGGCTTTGTCAAATTCTCTTCGAATCAATCGTTCATAGATTTCCGTGATGtattaaatgtttaaaataacaaGCTTCTACGTTTTTGTTTCGAGCGTAAAGTATAAGTTGTTATCTTTATTTGGAACATAGTGACAAATAATGATTTAATGAcatcaaattaatttcattttttttattaacaacACAGTAATCTCATAATTCatgacaaatttcaaaagatttttcttttaataacaCTGACAAAAGGCAAACTATAGAACTAGTTAACATTCACCGGGATTATTAAGGATTTTCTACCGGTACTTTCTGAAATACCAGAATTATTATAAACGTAAAATTGGTAGGTAATATACATATAAATACTAATGAAAAACACATAATTAAATTAGTAGGTAACCCTAGTGACTAGAACAATTTCCATAAAAGTCAATATacaataaacatgaaaattttttgactGGTTACATAAGAAGCTAGTCGaattaaaaaaacatgttttaattttcgaaagaaatttttaaaacaatgttGAACAACCGGGAAAACTTATGTGATACAAAAGCAAAACAAATATTATCTACGCCTGTAGTCTGCAGAAAAGGGTaccaaatttaaaacaacaTTAAGTGATGATATGTTACGGAAATTTCTTAAAGATTTGATTGCGTTCAGCTCAAAAGTTAGTCACCCTTTGTTTAATGATGACAATTCGGAAAAAACGAACCCGAGTAAAACTTAGGATACGTCTAGCTCGAAACGTAGTATCTATGACTTTTTATGGGGGAAAATCGGTATTAAATGCAGTGCAACAAATCCCTTAAAAAACTACTCACATAAATTTCGATCATTAATAGGCCagtgtaaattttcaaaatttatcttTGATAGGAACCCAATATGTTCTCATCATTGGAGTTAGAGGAGATGCCTCAAGTTAAATTACTGACATGccttaatttctttcttttttgccaAGTCACGGAGTTTTAGAGTACTGAAACTGAGGTTTAAATACGTCTGCAACACCTAAGAGCAGTTGATTGATCTATGGAAGTTTATCCGCTAATTTTAGAGAGTGAACATGCTGAGATCAAATTCGAAACCGTTTCATTTACACCTCAAATATTGCATCAATGACTCTCATCTCTGCAAGTACAAAGCAAAAGTTTATTGCAaggaattttgtttaaaaattccatACATGTAAACTTCATAAAATAATCACGCATAAAGCTAACACTAGAAATGTAGGTAACAAATGcgcttaaaaaatcaaaaaggtaTTATCcccaaacaaaaaaatgaaaaaattctaacTTAAACTAGAATGACGGTTTCAGTCACTGAGATCGTGTTCCTTTCAAAACGTAAAATTAGGTAAAATACAATAATAAGGGCTCGTGCTTATACAATTCAGGGGGAACAATAGTTTTTATTCCCCGGCTAAAATATTTCCTACTCAAACAATTCCGTTTTCTAAAGAAATATACACTTTCTCGCCGGAAGGAAACTTGACTTTTTCGTACCCATTTTCCTCATCCGTGAGGCGTACTTTAAATTGATGCTTAGcaggattttcaaaaaatccgaagatgaaaatttggaatttgaagATTGTCATCATGTTTAAAAGCAACTATGACCTTAGATCTACTTGTTTCCATATATTTTTGGCAGATTTGATCGAATGATGAACAATAAAAAGGCTCTGGGCGGTATGGGTCGGTAAATCGAAAGTGACGCAACGTGACGggccaatttttgaaaatcactCACTTGGAGGTTTCATTTTAATTCTTGAAATCAAGTTTCAAACAAAAATGCGCGTCGATTATGGTTGTCTTGTTTGATCAACTGTTTGCCGCAAAGATGTGTCAAATGAGAGTGTGACGCAGCACATACAACGGTGCATTCGGGCATACTGCCCCCGAGGACGTAAAACTACTTCTATTGCCTACAGTGACGTTCAATGTCAGTATTCAGAGGGACCCGAGAGGCTGAAATAGCGAAGGTTACATGAGGTCCGTAATAACACACTGATGCCATGTTTTTGGTTATGACGTTTTTCTTGGGTCTGAACCACCATTGGTATTTGCAGTGGTATGCAAGTATGTACAAGATTTATTTCGCAAGTTTTCATTTGCGTGACACACTTCATCCAACCTACCGTTGCGCATCAAGGACCTcaattgagggggggggggggaatacaGACATTTTACATGTCCATGTGTGTTACATGTCACTCAATGCATGTAAACTTGGTagtctaaaatttgaaaatgtctgAAATAGAGTGAGTTTCCCAACTTGaatattttaatacattttaagtCCTTCTTTggaatttagatttttttattttacttttttgtttctGACGGTTAATGCGACCAGGGAATTTTTCAACTGCgtcaaaaatctgaattttttttacgagaCCAGGCAAGTATGGAGCCGCTTGACATTCGAACACTATCGATTGCACTTGAATCGGTGTTTTAATCGCTGACACCCGTCGCGCGTCGCGAGGAACTTGAGCGCGCGCGGTCCAAACCTTGATTACAGTCGCCGCGCGAGCGTTGCAGTCAGCCAATGTTGCCGTTGTGTGTGTAATTACGCATTTATTTGTAGTTACTTAGGCACGATGCATAATTGCTCCATGGGAAATTTAACCCCTTTATTAGTGATTTTAGGTTAAATATGTAAGGATTGCGTAAAATGCGTAATTTTAAAATCTCCCAACGACAGCACTGCTGCcgcgtgctgaggaaaaacgctgtataaaccttcaggcgttgccaaatttactttgataaaacgcaaatttcctagtaaacttttgaatatttccctgtaatttctcggataattttgttcgcgatttcacttaaagtccctgaaattttcaaaggaaaatattcattacttgcctcagaaataaacattttatcaaagtaaatttggcatctttcgaatgatcatacggcgttttccctggCAGGGCAGACTGCTCCGGTCACCATCCACCACCCTTGTCAGATTTTGCACACTATCCGAAAAAGGAACCTAAGTCCATAAAACTCAACGTTGAGTTACTaatacctagagtccctttatactgagagtcaagacaacacccctcatggagtcacaaacgggaataaagattacaaaaattgaacgtttttcgtaatctttgatcggcccaatctcaaactcctttctccgttccttctctcattccgtttgttccttgccgaacccgtaattctctggtccattccagattataatctttgcaatcggtgaaaatgtaatctttattcccgtttgtgacactgtgaaggcctaaaatccggttaaccaatcagaaatggattcgcattgtcttgactctcagtataaaggactCTACTAATACCAGAGTATGTGCTGCTCGGAGCTGGCCCCGAATCGAATTTTGAGGGGTTGGTTCGATTCTTTCAGTCTTCAGATGCAACCCCGAGGCGTACGGACTCTCAGCGGAGGAGGTTCCGGCGAACGTTCAAGAGGGATGTTGAGATCGGGATCACTTGACGTAGGTCGAGATCCAGTCGACATACTCGGAGATCCGGGTGTAGAGGCCGGGAAGGCGGGGCCTGGCGCATCCGATCCCGGTGGAAACGACGCCGATCACAATTGTCGAGCCGTCGTCCTGGGCCAACATCAAAGGCCCACCGCTGTCCGCCTGAAACCAAACATTGTTCACACGTAAAACAAATGCTTATGTATCCTTTTGAAAACGAATTAGACGCGTCCCACACTTtcgtagagtacctttatagacagagtatggccattctgttccgtttttcattggtcgcgtgaaaataggctgacacgatgttcttagggccgtaaataacaaacaagatggccgttatcagcaagcaagattgagattatgcacatcttacatcctcctgtgataaaggtgaaaggcgatttaacaatatTTCGTGtgtattcgtagatatgcttgTTTAAGTTGTTACTGACGtagaattgaaattttgtcaaatttagcttcttatcgatgttacggcaAGCCGCATCTTGTTGTTATTACggcctaagagcatcatgaagcctaaaaactcgttgacaatcaaaagcggaacagttttcctgtagtaaaaagatacgaatggccatactctgtctataaaggtacaaTAACTTTCGGGGGAAAAGACCAGAACATAacataattttcattaatacatCCACCAGACCAGACTCTTTGTCTTTGCACATCGGAAATCATACGAGTATTCATGTTACAGATTTCTTATCGCATTTAATTTTGTCGAAAGACGAATGGTCGTCGTTTTTTTCCCAAGTTCCGTCTTATATTCATCGAGATCTTTCATTCGATATTTCGCCCGTAGATCTCAAAATTAGTTTCCCCAAAGGAATTCAACAAAGGACGACTAATAAAGTAGGTTAAACGAAAccctaaaaattatgaaatgatatattatttttttgaaatctcgAGGGCTGGCAACGTTGTAATACATTGAAATAATATACATTACtcggaaaatgatggactatgtcacgataaaaatcaataatgattttcttcatcggcacaataggCAAAGCTGGAATTAAGTTGATATGTAGGAGAAACAATCAAAGCTTCAGTTAGTGTCGCATGTGACTGATAGACGAATTTCTTACAAcgcctagatgcaactattcggccttcATGGATATGCaagttgcatacgcacggaggAGACGGCGTTTTGACATTAAACACCAACCGCCTCACCAGCGCTTTGGCACTGTCAGGggagcgagtcaatgagagTGGTCATACATGATGTGGaaatattattattaaattattaaattttattttgtttgaatcaTAGAATAAAACTAGTTGGGTAATGTTCCAACTTATAGGTAACTAGTTTAAGAAATATCTTACACCCACGACGAACATCCTAATACGAAGCAGAGAGAAAATGCTCAACCATAACACCCTCTTGCCCTCTCAATCTCGGTTTTCAGTCTTCCTGCGTATAATGCACCATTCTCTTTTAAGAGCCTTTTCACGATGATCATTCTCAATCCTTAGAGAAATAGGTGGCAATTCTATGCGGGAAGATGTGATTCCGCGTTGTTTGGCGCGCGAGACGACATTGACGATGAAGCGCCTTTTATCTGGTGTGAAACGAACCTAGCCCCTCCTCAAAGGCGACACAAAAAGCGGGACGAACGCTTCCGCCCCAGCGAGAAAATAAATTAGCAGGGAAACAAAACTAAATTAAAAGATAAGCGCACGCTAAGTTGCCGGATTGCAGAGCTAATTCGTGGATTCCACGTATTTTCGCTCAGCTTTCTTGGCCCCGAGTAGCACACATTGCAAAACATTGCAATTACATGGTTAAATTATTAGTACTACATCAGAGTGTTTTGTGTGTTGTCTATCCACTGATTGAAGGAACACCTCTGATTGTTTATTTCAACAAAATCGAAATAAGTTCCAACTATTCATTACGTTGAAAATTGCATAGCTTTCTTACACATGtagctcattttgttgatcaTTTGAAATTGGCAATAATTGatcaaatgatgtaaaaatattggaatttcatcgtaaaaaattcgaaatttcattaaataaatTACAAAGCGCACTGTGTTTTTGGGGCTCAATATTTTGTAGCAAATATCACCGAgcaaaatatttgtgttcttgtgatACGTTCGGTTAAAAAAGGAAGTGAAACATAAATTGTTTATAGTCTGGTAACCTATGTAACTCGTATCCCttagaattttcgttaaaattttaCAGGCATAACCAAGTATCTAAAAGTTTAATAGGTGCATCGTTTATGACGGTTATCGACGAATATTGAAGATGCTCCGAAAAAGTTAGGCACTATTTGGACCGAATTCATCCCTTCATTCTTggatttctttttactttttttatttttttctatttttatttttttcatttttttattttatttttttctattttgttttatttatattatattttcctttttcggTGCAACTTAACAACTTTGGGGTAGTATGAACTGAACTCACCCAGCAAGAGTCCCTGCCTCCGCTCTCGTAGCCGGCGCACATTTGCGAGGTATGAATGGCCACCTTCTTCCCCTGGGACTTGTACCACTCCTGACATTTTCCGTTGTCAACCACGGAGACCTCCACTTTTTGCAGTATGTCGGCCCGCTTCCCTGGACGCGAAACAAACAAATTAGTCAACCATAACTGAAATAAAGGCCACCGTTATGCTTCAAAAGAACCCTTCTCGATCCCTCAATTCATTGCTCCGATGTGAAGTCAAAGGCAGTGATGACACCTCGTGCACGGGAGAAAAAGAATCGCTGCCCTTATTATTTTGTCATTGTGGATCCCAGATCCTATCTACTTTTTTAATCGTGGTTACAATGTTACATGTGTGGTATCATTTTATCAGGTGCTAATAATAATAAAGACCCGGACGAGTTTGTGACTGGAACCAAAATAATCGCAAATACAAAAGTACACTGTAACTATATCAACGGTGTAAACTTTATATAAGCCAGGCTCTGACCATTTGCCGAACgtataattttaaattcaatgtCCAATTTTGTATATTTAATGTTGTGTGCTCTTCAAGATGAAATTATGAACTGGACACTGCTAATAAAGTGAGCTTCTACTATGGCAATTTTTCACTCTCCAAGTGGTCACTCCTACTTCTAAAATTCGATTTTGGAAATTCTTTATGAGCTCAATGTAATCTGCATGACATTCCGATTGGGGAACATGTGTCGTGGTACTTGCATTCCAACCCAGTCTTGTGGTCAATTTGAAGTTTACATCAGGGTCAGCTGATTTCCGTTAGTGTTACATAAACAATCAGATTTACTATTATTCACATTTGTTCCATGACTAATTTTCTATACTAAGTATCATCTCAGAcctttttcacaattttttatgtGTCCAGCCAGaatacattttgaaagaaatacttCTATGTTTGGGTCCTTTATGGAGACACCTATCTGAGTAAAGAAAATCAGAGAGGGAAAGAATGAGGAGGGAAAGGAAGAGGCAAAATAGGAAGGAGAGGAGGACGAAGAGACGgaagaaggaaaacaaaaatagaaatattaggtaaagagaaaaataaaaaggggaGAATAAAGAGGAGGAGAGAGAAGAGAGGATACAAGAGGTAGGAAAAAAGGACCGCGAAAAGAGAGAGAGTATAATAAAACGAGGCAAAGGAGGGAAAATGAGAGTAGAAAGAAGAAAAGCAAGAGAGGGAAGACAAAAAGTTAGGAGAGGAACATGAAAGAGAGTAAGAGGAAAAAGAGATGGAGTAAAGAGGTTgtgaatgaaaaaagaaataaattaggagtaaaaactggaaaagggaggaaggagaagaaaaggaagtgagaagagagaaaaaagaagagaagaagaaaagaaggaagaatAATACGAAGAAAACGTggaaaaagaggagagaggAGGAGAAAGAAGGGGAGAAGGAGAGAGGataggaggaagaggaaaaagataAGTCAGCAAGGAGAGGAAGCAGGAGTTGAGAAAAATGCCAGAGGAAAGAAGTGAGGCTGAAGACAAAGAAAACGATACAGAAGGAGACGAAGCAGCTCTTGTCTGCTCAAGAAGAATAATAGCACACGCATTGATTCTATAATGAACCTAAAACATgaattcctcattgcaaaatgtagcccaatttctgatgaaataatgaaaagaatACCTTGAGAGAGGTTCTCGTTGGTCCAACCCCAGCCGGCAGCGACAGCCCGCTCTTGGCTGAAGCTAGACGAATGAGTAGGAGCCAAGCAAGCGGGGAGGGCTCTGCCGGTCCAGACGATGTCTTGTTCCAGCTCCAAAAGAGCGATATCGTTCTGGAACTTGGAACACTGATAATCGGGATGCATCACCACGCGCAAAACCCGAACGCTCATCGTCGCAGTTGCCGGGGTCGATAGGTTATGTTGACCTAGGCCCACCCGAAGGTGCCGCATGCCCGGCGTTGATAGCTCCCTGCAAAAACATATGAACGGACTTGTTAGGTACGCATAAACTAGAGAAAACTAATTATACTGTCGTTCTTTGGAAACACGACGTAtaaacattcaggcgttgctgaaattccttcgataaaatacaaattttctggtgaacatatgaatatttttcttcaaatctttcagataattttttccgcaatttcacgtaaagttttaaaaattttaaggaaaaatatttatatctttcctcaaaaataaacattttattgaaggaaatttgacagctctcaaatgttcatacggcgttcttccttagcacggcgacATAGAGACTCCCGACTAACGATCTAACAAGTGATTTTGATGGCAATCATAGCTTGGATACTTAACTTAATTTGATGACGATTTCCTGTCCAAAATTGCTGATGATGCCCCCTGAGATTTACCTCCTACTAAGTGTGATCCTAAGTACCCTAAATTTTACTAAACTCTCAAAATACATTCTTTTGTATTTCGTATCTTTAGTAGCGGCAATTCATTGTAATTTCTTGCAAGGATCCATTTACAGAGCTAAAATACTAACTTTAActcgagtttcacaaaaatatctATCTTCATGATGTCATGTTCACAAGGCTACCTTAGACCGTCTTTAATCGTGTAAGGACTTCTAAGGACTAGAgatgtttaaggaacgactatgaatagcACGCTgtggccttgtctccacgggacgttttcataggatttgtcccaagttggaatcgcaggaatgaaacttctgggatttttcccagttaccgtctccacgggacggggctcatacggtcctgcgactagtttgcgcgggaaaatAAATTCGTTTAAGTCGattatttaaccgggattaaaataataattgcactcaattgacaattagacacattattttaactaaacaaacattaacaatggagtaatgaataaaatatcgcacaattcgttttcacttcttcttcctctctcagcgGATCCTGGGGgtaaaggaccatacttggtaccgggaaaaatattgattaactcaatatttttcccaacttcgtaagtgggatttttccctgggacaaatcccgtgaaacggcccgtggagacaaggccttagagtcagacgcgctagcCATCATCCCAACTTGACCGACTAAAGCTATTTTAAAGTATCAAAGAACCAAAAAAAGATACACGTAGGAGTTGAGAGTAGCACTTACTTGCAAAGGCAGTGAGCAGCGGTTAAAACCCAGCGTTTATTGATGAGGGTTCCTCCGCAGAAGTGACCGCCGCTCCGCTTCAGCGAAACCAACCACGGGAACTCGCCGGGGTCCGCGTTCATGCCTCCCACAATCCGCCCTCCCGCGTACCTCGTACGACCGCATGGTATGTCCGCCACTACCAACAAACATCACTTTCATCAGTAAAATGTAAACTTCAACTTAATTGAATcgtatattttgcaaaaacacgCCGTCTC is part of the Bemisia tabaci chromosome 1, PGI_BMITA_v3 genome and encodes:
- the LOC109038089 gene encoding trypsin-1, with product MCVYLQTKLTLKNKWHINTLMNGSSVITMASSSPVMWFPLACLLACLASVIATTNLADIPCGRTRYAGGRIVGGMNADPGEFPWLVSLKRSGGHFCGGTLINKRWVLTAAHCLCKELSTPGMRHLRVGLGQHNLSTPATATMSVRVLRVVMHPDYQCSKFQNDIALLELEQDIVWTGRALPACLAPTHSSSFSQERAVAAGWGWTNENLSQGKRADILQKVEVSVVDNGKCQEWYKSQGKKVAIHTSQMCAGYESGGRDSCWADSGGPLMLAQDDGSTIVIGVVSTGIGCARPRLPGLYTRISEYVDWISTYVK